A window of the Juglans microcarpa x Juglans regia isolate MS1-56 chromosome 5D, Jm3101_v1.0, whole genome shotgun sequence genome harbors these coding sequences:
- the LOC121265197 gene encoding R3H domain-containing protein 1-like — protein sequence MAMDASATNDGVAGLKDKESMVDPFLVEALQNPRHRLTILRMELDIQKFLSSPDQQQFEFQHFPTSYLRLAAHRVAQHYGLQTMVQDIGLDGQGNRILVRKTGESRHPAVSLSEIPANQPENDKPEKIKIVIRPRPNRGSVNGGNDVGIRRNPVRSVEERKEEYDRARARIFCSPSSPDSDDTFSQVPMENICLSRDETEGFRNSMINQENKTEIRDAGTSSRVAIFRDREKDRTDPDYDRSYERYVRNLPSNQNYNLVPFNMQKVQHPFVQYDTGFSQLGQMQRTLSYRPPTSLAMGPFSAMGLNQTSRDATYMQWPSAAMMYAHSYEPFRHAVFQAPLCQQPLSFDYSQNH from the exons ATGGCCATGGACGCCTCTGCTACCAATGATGGCGTTGCTGGGCTCAAAGATAAGGAGTCAATGGTGGACCCCTTCTTGGTTGAGGCTCTCCAGAACCCTCGTCACCGTCTCACCA TTTTGAGAATGGAACTCGATATCCAGAAGTTTTTGAGCAGTCCTGATCAGCAGCAATTTGAGTTCCAACATTTTCCTACTTCCTACCTTCGACTCGCTGCACATCGTGTTGCTCAACACTATGGCCTTCAAACTATGGTTCAGGATATTGGCTTAGACGGTCAGGGAAATAGAATTTTGGTGAGGAAAACAGGAGAAAGCAGACACCCTGCTGTGTCTTTATCTGAAATACCTGCAAATCAGCCAGAAAATGATAAACCTGAGAAGATTAAAATTGTCATCAGGCCGAGGCCGAACAGAGGATCTGTAAATGGAGGTAATGATGTTGGTATCAGACGAAATCCTGTGAGAAGTGTAGAGGAGAGGAAGGAGGAGTATGACAGGGCACGGGCTCGCATCTTTTGTAGCCCTAGCAGTCCTGACTCAGATGATACATTTTCTCAGGTCCCAATGGAAAATATTTGTTTGAGCAGGGATGAGACCGAAGGTTTCAGGAATTCTATGAtcaaccaagaaaataaaactgaaatcaGGGATGCTGGCACTTCATCTCGAGTTGCCATTTTCAGAGATAGGGAAAAGGATCGTACCGACCCAGATTATGATCGTAGTTATGAGAG GTATGTTAGGAACCTTCCATCCAATCAAAATTATAACTTGGTGCCTTTCAATATGCAAAAGGTACAACACCCATTTGTGCAGTACGATACTGGTTTTTCTCAGTTAGGTCAGATGCAGAGGACGCTCAGCTACAGGCCTCCAACGAGCCTGGCTATGGGCCCTTTTTCTGCCATGGGATTGAATCAGACATCTAGAGATGCTACATACATGCAGTGGCCAAGTGCTGCTATGATGTATGCACATTCGTATGAGCCATTTAGACATGCTGTTTTCCAG GCTCCGCTCTGTCAGCAGCCACTGAGCTTTGATTATTCACAGAATCATTAA